One part of the Pseudomonas sp. MYb118 genome encodes these proteins:
- the fahA gene encoding fumarylacetoacetase produces MTQTSITRSWVASANDHADFPLQNLPLGVFSVKGSAPRSGVAIGEHIFDLEAALDVGLFEGAAKVAVEATRGGQLNGFFALGREARVALRERLIELLREGSTLHGKIEAQGARLLPLAADCAMHLPASIGDYTDFYVGIEHAQNVGKLFRPDNPLLPNYKHVPIGYHGRASTVRPSGTDVRRPKGQTLPAGQSEPTFGPCARLDYELELGIWIGQGNEMGDSIAIADAAEHIAGFCLLNDWSARDIQAWEYQPLGPFLSKSFITSVSPWVVTAEALQPFRCAQPARPEGDPQPLPYLFDRRDQDAGALDIELEVLLLTEGLREQKLPAHRLTLSNSQYMYWTVAQMVAHHSVNGCQLQAGDLFGSGTLSGPQAGQFGSLLEITEGGKKPIELASGEVRKFLEDGDEIILRARCRREGFASIGFGECRGKVLPAR; encoded by the coding sequence ATGACACAGACTTCCATCACTCGCAGCTGGGTTGCTTCCGCCAACGACCATGCCGATTTCCCCCTGCAAAACCTGCCGCTGGGAGTGTTCAGCGTGAAGGGTTCGGCGCCGCGCAGCGGGGTGGCCATCGGTGAGCACATCTTCGATCTGGAGGCGGCACTGGATGTGGGGCTGTTCGAGGGGGCGGCCAAGGTCGCCGTCGAAGCCACCCGTGGCGGCCAGCTCAATGGCTTCTTCGCGCTGGGGCGTGAGGCCCGCGTGGCCCTGCGTGAACGCCTGATCGAATTGCTGCGCGAGGGCAGCACCCTGCACGGCAAGATCGAAGCCCAGGGCGCCAGGCTGCTGCCGTTGGCCGCCGATTGTGCAATGCACCTGCCGGCCAGCATCGGCGACTACACCGACTTCTACGTCGGCATCGAGCACGCGCAAAACGTCGGCAAACTGTTCCGCCCCGATAACCCGCTGCTGCCCAACTACAAACACGTACCGATTGGCTACCACGGTCGCGCATCGACCGTGCGCCCCTCCGGCACCGACGTTCGGCGGCCCAAGGGCCAGACCCTGCCGGCCGGCCAGAGCGAACCGACCTTCGGCCCGTGCGCGCGCCTGGATTACGAGCTGGAGCTGGGCATCTGGATCGGCCAGGGCAACGAGATGGGCGACTCGATCGCCATCGCTGACGCCGCTGAGCACATCGCCGGTTTCTGCCTGCTCAACGACTGGTCGGCGCGCGACATCCAGGCCTGGGAATACCAGCCGCTGGGGCCGTTCCTGTCGAAGAGCTTCATCACCAGCGTTTCGCCGTGGGTGGTCACCGCCGAAGCACTGCAGCCGTTCCGTTGTGCACAACCTGCGCGCCCGGAAGGCGACCCGCAGCCGTTGCCTTACCTGTTCGACCGTCGCGATCAGGACGCCGGTGCCCTGGACATCGAACTGGAAGTACTGCTGCTCACCGAAGGCCTGCGTGAACAGAAGCTGCCGGCCCATCGCCTGACCCTGAGCAACAGCCAGTACATGTACTGGACCGTGGCGCAGATGGTCGCGCACCACAGCGTCAACGGCTGTCAGTTGCAGGCCGGTGACCTGTTTGGTTCGGGCACCTTGTCGGGGCCGCAAGCGGGGCAGTTCGGCAGCCTGCTGGAAATCACCGAAGGCGGTAAAAAGCCGATCGAACTGGCCTCTGGCGAGGTGCGGAAATTCCTCGAGGATGGCGACGAAATCATCCTGCGCGCCCGCTGCCGCCGCGAGGGTTTCGCCTCGATCGGCTTTGGCGAATGTCGCGGCAAAGTGCTGCCGGCGCGTTAA
- the maiA gene encoding maleylacetoacetate isomerase, translated as MELYTYYRSTSSYRVRIALALKGLDYQALPVNLIAPDGGEHRQPAYLAINPQGRVPALRTDDGELLVQSPAIIEYLEERYPQVPLLPQALVARARARGVAALIGCDVHPLHNVSVLNRLRQSGQDEARVNEWIGHWIGQGLTAVEQLIGDQGFCFGETPGLADVYLIPQLYAAQRFNVSLAAYPRIQRVADLAEHHPAFIKAHPANQPDTP; from the coding sequence ATGGAACTCTACACGTACTACCGTTCGACCTCGTCCTATCGGGTGCGCATTGCGCTGGCACTCAAGGGCCTGGATTACCAGGCGTTGCCGGTCAACCTCATCGCGCCTGACGGTGGCGAGCACCGCCAGCCTGCGTACCTTGCCATCAACCCGCAAGGCCGGGTGCCGGCCCTGCGCACCGATGACGGCGAGCTGCTGGTGCAGTCACCGGCGATCATCGAGTACCTGGAGGAACGTTATCCACAGGTGCCGTTGCTGCCGCAAGCCCTCGTCGCCCGCGCCCGGGCGCGCGGCGTGGCGGCGCTGATCGGTTGCGACGTGCACCCGCTGCACAACGTCAGCGTGCTCAACCGCCTGCGCCAGTCGGGGCAGGATGAAGCCCGGGTGAACGAGTGGATCGGCCACTGGATCGGCCAGGGGCTGACGGCAGTGGAGCAGTTGATCGGCGATCAGGGCTTCTGTTTCGGCGAAACGCCCGGGCTGGCGGATGTCTACCTGATTCCGCAGTTGTATGCGGCGCAGCGCTTCAATGTGTCATTGGCGGCCTACCCGCGGATCCAGCGGGTGGCTGACTTGGCGGAACATCATCCAGCGTTCATCAAGGCGCATCCGGCGAATCAGCCAGACACCCCCTGA
- a CDS encoding SirB1 family protein: MTPRQHFFDCLQRSPPALFEAALWIAVEHDKEVDPATVMAHFRDLQQRVSYGLPMLPVSELAQPLLRRMNDLGFAQDDFSPLRPQAALLDKVLERRRGQPLALALIALELARGLEIPLAGVNFPGHFLLRVPGADHLLDPCGGRRLYPNDCRELLHRQYGPNMKLSAEHLVTAEPAQMLQRLSRNLRQLYLSHDDYIAALIDAERVLELGDGTTADYLARASLYQRLDCPNAERFDLERALLLTEDPIQRIRLTERLGHLPPNTIVH, translated from the coding sequence ATGACACCTCGCCAACATTTCTTCGACTGCCTGCAACGATCACCGCCCGCGCTGTTCGAAGCGGCGCTATGGATCGCCGTCGAGCACGACAAGGAGGTGGATCCGGCGACGGTGATGGCCCACTTTCGCGACCTGCAACAGCGCGTCAGTTATGGCTTGCCGATGCTGCCGGTGAGCGAACTGGCGCAACCGCTGCTACGGCGGATGAATGATCTGGGTTTCGCCCAGGACGACTTCTCGCCCTTGCGCCCGCAGGCGGCGTTGCTCGACAAGGTGCTGGAGCGCCGACGCGGGCAACCGCTGGCCCTGGCACTGATTGCCCTGGAGCTGGCCAGGGGCCTGGAAATCCCGCTGGCAGGCGTCAACTTCCCCGGGCATTTCCTCCTGCGTGTGCCGGGTGCCGACCATCTGCTCGACCCGTGCGGCGGGCGCCGCCTGTACCCCAACGATTGCCGCGAACTGCTGCATCGCCAGTACGGCCCGAACATGAAACTCAGCGCCGAGCACCTGGTCACGGCCGAACCGGCGCAGATGCTGCAGCGGTTGTCGCGCAACCTGCGCCAACTGTACCTTTCCCACGATGACTACATCGCCGCATTGATTGATGCCGAGCGCGTGCTCGAACTGGGCGACGGCACGACCGCCGACTACCTGGCCCGGGCCAGCCTCTACCAACGACTGGATTGCCCCAACGCCGAGCGCTTCGACCTGGAGCGTGCGTTGCTGCTCACCGAGGACCCGATCCAGCGGATTCGCCTGACGGAACGGCTGGGGCATTTGCCGCCCAATACCATTGTGCATTGA
- a CDS encoding HPF/RaiA family ribosome-associated protein, whose translation MQIQVNSDNHIQSSIRLEEWVRTTIESTLERYEEDLTRVEVHLRDENGDKPGPHDMRCQLEARPKGHQPVSVTHKADTLEQAIDGAAEKLEHALEHLFGKLRGKPRATVVPIDRRADALLEDEFLENEQAAQNG comes from the coding sequence ATGCAAATCCAAGTCAACAGCGATAACCATATTCAAAGCAGCATCCGACTGGAGGAGTGGGTACGTACTACCATTGAGAGCACGCTCGAACGTTATGAAGAGGACCTGACCCGCGTCGAGGTCCACCTGCGGGACGAGAACGGCGACAAGCCCGGTCCCCACGATATGCGCTGCCAACTGGAGGCGCGGCCAAAAGGCCATCAACCAGTGTCCGTCACTCATAAAGCCGACACCCTGGAGCAAGCGATCGACGGTGCGGCGGAAAAACTCGAACACGCCCTTGAGCATCTGTTCGGCAAATTGCGCGGCAAGCCTCGCGCTACCGTGGTGCCAATCGACCGAAGGGCCGATGCGCTGCTCGAAGACGAATTCCTCGAAAACGAACAGGCTGCACAAAACGGCTGA
- the hmgA gene encoding homogentisate 1,2-dioxygenase, with protein sequence MNLDSTAPALAYQSGFGNQFSSEALPGALPVGQNSPQKAPYGLYTELLSGTAFTMPRSEARRTWMYRIQPSANHPAFVKLERQLAGGPLGEVTPNRLRWNALELPTQPTDFIDGLISMAANGSADKPAGISIHQYLANQSMQRVFFNADGEMLLVPQLGRLRIVTELGVLEVEPLEIAVLPRGVKFRVELLDPQARGYVAENHGAPLRLPDLGPIGSNGLANTRDFLAPVAHYEHLTQPTTLVQKFLGQLWGCELDHSPLNVVAWHGNNVPYKYDLRRFNTIGTVSFDHPDPSIFTVLTSPTSVHGLANLDFVIFPPRWMVAENTFRPPWFHRNLMNEFMGLIKGEYDAKAEDFVPGGASLHSCMSAHGPDGETCTRAINAELAPAKIDNTMAFMFETSQVLRPSRFALDCPQLQPRYDACWASLPATFDPTRR encoded by the coding sequence ATGAACCTCGATTCAACGGCGCCAGCGCTGGCTTATCAGTCGGGCTTCGGCAACCAATTTTCCAGCGAGGCGTTGCCCGGCGCGCTGCCGGTCGGCCAGAACTCCCCACAAAAAGCCCCCTACGGCCTGTACACCGAATTGCTGTCCGGCACCGCCTTCACCATGCCGCGTAGTGAAGCGCGACGCACCTGGATGTACCGCATCCAGCCGTCGGCCAATCACCCGGCGTTCGTCAAACTCGAGCGGCAACTGGCCGGCGGGCCGCTGGGGGAAGTGACGCCCAACCGCCTGCGCTGGAATGCCCTGGAATTGCCGACCCAGCCGACCGACTTCATCGACGGCCTGATCAGCATGGCCGCCAACGGCAGCGCCGACAAACCGGCGGGCATCAGCATTCACCAGTACCTCGCCAATCAGTCGATGCAACGGGTGTTCTTCAACGCCGACGGGGAAATGCTGCTGGTGCCGCAACTGGGCCGGCTGCGCATCGTCACCGAGCTGGGGGTGCTGGAAGTCGAGCCGCTGGAAATCGCCGTGTTGCCGCGCGGGGTGAAATTCCGTGTCGAACTGCTCGACCCGCAGGCACGCGGTTACGTCGCTGAAAACCATGGCGCGCCGCTGCGCCTGCCGGACCTGGGCCCCATCGGCAGCAACGGCCTGGCCAATACGCGAGACTTCCTGGCGCCGGTCGCGCACTACGAGCACCTCACGCAACCCACCACCCTGGTGCAGAAATTTCTCGGCCAGTTGTGGGGCTGCGAACTCGATCATTCGCCGCTCAACGTGGTCGCCTGGCACGGCAACAACGTGCCGTACAAGTATGACCTGCGGCGCTTCAACACCATCGGCACGGTCAGCTTCGATCATCCTGACCCGTCGATCTTCACGGTACTGACTTCGCCGACCAGCGTGCATGGCCTGGCCAACCTCGATTTCGTGATCTTCCCGCCACGCTGGATGGTCGCGGAAAACACCTTCCGCCCGCCGTGGTTCCACCGCAACCTGATGAACGAATTCATGGGCCTGATCAAGGGCGAGTACGACGCCAAGGCTGAGGACTTCGTGCCTGGCGGTGCTTCGCTGCACAGCTGCATGAGTGCCCACGGCCCGGACGGCGAGACCTGTACCCGGGCGATCAACGCCGAGCTGGCCCCGGCCAAGATCGACAACACCATGGCCTTCATGTTCGAGACCAGCCAGGTGCTGCGCCCGAGCCGCTTCGCCCTCGACTGCCCGCAACTGCAACCCCGTTACGATGCTTGCTGGGCGTCGCTGCCCGCCACTTTCGACCCGACCCGGAGATAA
- a CDS encoding IclR family transcriptional regulator: METPRSNDKQKVRSAEVGTDILKALAELSPSTSLSRLAEHVQMPASKVHRYLQALIASGFAEQNTATNHYGLGREALRVGLAALNSMDVLKVGALPLAELRDELNETCFLAVWGNQGATVVHIEPAVRAVTVVTQLGSVLPLLSSSTGLVFGAFLPKRETIELREQELQSAKTHALADEQTYAQLGEQIRQRGLHHVHGLLMPGVDALSAPVFNALGNVAAVMTVVGPTSLFHADENGPAAQRLLAATRAVSWRMGYQDPIGIRPGIQE, encoded by the coding sequence ATGGAAACGCCGCGCAGCAACGATAAACAGAAAGTCCGCTCGGCCGAGGTCGGCACCGACATCCTCAAGGCGCTGGCCGAGTTGTCGCCCTCGACGAGCCTGTCGCGCCTGGCCGAACATGTGCAGATGCCGGCGAGCAAGGTTCATCGCTATTTGCAGGCGCTGATCGCCAGCGGTTTCGCCGAACAGAACACCGCCACCAACCATTACGGCTTGGGGCGTGAAGCCCTGCGTGTCGGCCTGGCGGCACTCAACAGTATGGACGTGCTGAAAGTCGGCGCCCTGCCCCTGGCCGAGTTGCGCGACGAACTGAACGAAACCTGCTTTCTGGCGGTGTGGGGCAACCAGGGCGCCACCGTGGTGCACATCGAACCGGCGGTGCGCGCGGTGACGGTGGTGACGCAACTGGGTTCGGTGTTGCCGCTGCTCAGTTCATCCACCGGGCTGGTCTTCGGCGCCTTTCTGCCCAAGCGCGAAACCATCGAATTGCGTGAGCAGGAATTGCAGAGCGCCAAGACCCATGCCCTGGCCGACGAGCAGACCTATGCGCAGTTGGGCGAACAGATTCGCCAGCGTGGCCTGCACCATGTCCATGGCTTGTTGATGCCGGGCGTCGACGCGCTGTCTGCCCCGGTGTTCAATGCCCTGGGTAACGTGGCGGCGGTCATGACTGTCGTGGGTCCGACTTCATTGTTTCACGCAGACGAAAACGGCCCGGCGGCGCAGCGATTGCTGGCGGCGACGCGGGCCGTTAGTTGGCGCATGGGTTATCAGGACCCCATCGGGATCAGACCAGGAATACAGGAATGA
- a CDS encoding phosphate-starvation-inducible protein PsiE has translation MKINWAEKLRQNVHELAESLGNLFVESFHYLALFAIGAVTAWAAVMEFLGMLEKGHIKIDDILLLFIYLELGAMVGIYFKTNHMPVRFLIYVAITALTRLLISNVSHHNPPDLGIIYLCGGILLLAFAILVVRYASSQFPSVKIEHPQRKVGAGSGEHPEVEKGEL, from the coding sequence GTGAAAATCAACTGGGCCGAAAAACTGCGGCAGAACGTGCATGAACTGGCCGAGTCCCTGGGCAACCTGTTCGTCGAGAGCTTTCACTACCTGGCGCTGTTCGCCATTGGTGCGGTGACCGCGTGGGCCGCGGTGATGGAGTTCCTGGGGATGCTCGAAAAAGGGCACATCAAGATCGACGACATTCTGTTGCTGTTCATCTACCTGGAATTGGGGGCCATGGTCGGGATTTATTTCAAGACCAACCACATGCCCGTGCGCTTCCTGATCTATGTGGCCATCACGGCGCTGACCCGCTTGCTGATTTCCAACGTGTCACATCACAACCCGCCGGACCTGGGGATCATCTACCTGTGTGGCGGCATTCTGCTGCTGGCGTTCGCGATTCTGGTGGTGCGCTACGCCTCGTCGCAATTCCCTTCGGTGAAGATCGAGCACCCGCAACGCAAGGTCGGTGCGGGTTCAGGCGAACACCCGGAAGTGGAAAAAGGCGAACTCTAA
- the fecA gene encoding TonB-dependent Fe(3+) dicitrate receptor FecA — translation MHPIRITPLARTLRQLLLGASLSFGTLPLALAGDAKAYHIAPSSLENALNQFGREAGVMISFGSQVTSGVQSRGLEGSYTPAQGLDALLEGTGLQARAEGDNAFSLQPVGDAPLELDSSKIVGDWLGDAAQVNVFEHPGARDVIRREEFERQGATQARDVLNRIPGVNAPENNGTGSHDMALNFGIRGLNPRLASRSTVLMDGIPVPFAPYGQPQLSFAPISMGNMDAVDVVRGGGAVRYGPQNVGGVVNFVTRAIPDEPTVKGGFQTETSPSSSHDGFKTSGNLLAGGTADNGLGGALLYSGTRGGDWREHSDTQIDDLILKGKYQLDDANSFNAMAQYYEGKADMPGGLSVADYDADPYQSTRPKDQFWGRRTMFNFGYRYQQDRREFTANTFFTKTLRSGYLDQGTFLSLSPREYWVRGLETRFAQGFDLGPTSHEVGIGYRYINEAGHELRYRTPIASNQYPTTDSRNDRDTRGGTEANAVFLDDRIDIGKWTITPGIRYEMIDSQQTNNLTNQKYKGDYNTALPALNVLYHLTDSWNLYANTEGSFGSVQYSQMPNRVTSGEVKPEKARTWELGTRYDNGALRAEIGAFLINFDNQYESNQTNDSVIARGETRHQGIETSVNYALDDLSPALAGFDVYATYAYVDATIREDGPNKGNRVPFSSKHKGTLGVGYTEGAWKLNFDSSYQSDQFADNANTRAESADGSTGKVPGYMLFSGRAAYVFGPQLSDLNVAVGVKNIFNHQYFTRSFDDNNKGKYVGEPRTVYVQTSVAF, via the coding sequence ATGCACCCCATCCGCATCACTCCACTGGCCCGTACCCTGCGTCAACTACTCCTGGGCGCCAGCCTGAGCTTCGGCACGCTGCCGCTGGCCCTGGCAGGCGACGCCAAGGCGTACCACATCGCTCCGTCCTCGCTGGAGAACGCTCTCAACCAGTTCGGCCGCGAAGCCGGGGTGATGATTTCGTTTGGCTCGCAAGTCACCAGTGGCGTGCAAAGCCGTGGGCTGGAAGGCAGCTACACCCCCGCGCAGGGCCTGGACGCCTTGCTCGAAGGCACCGGCCTGCAAGCCCGTGCCGAGGGCGACAACGCGTTCAGCCTGCAACCGGTGGGCGATGCGCCGCTGGAGCTGGACTCGTCGAAAATCGTCGGCGACTGGCTGGGTGATGCCGCACAGGTCAATGTGTTCGAACACCCGGGGGCGCGGGACGTAATCCGCCGTGAAGAATTCGAGCGCCAGGGCGCCACCCAGGCGCGGGACGTGCTCAATCGCATCCCCGGCGTCAACGCCCCGGAAAACAACGGCACCGGCAGCCATGACATGGCGCTGAACTTCGGCATTCGCGGTCTCAACCCGCGCCTGGCCTCGCGCTCTACCGTGCTGATGGATGGCATCCCGGTGCCCTTCGCGCCTTACGGCCAACCGCAGTTGTCGTTCGCCCCGATCAGCATGGGCAACATGGACGCGGTGGATGTGGTGCGTGGCGGCGGCGCGGTGCGCTACGGCCCGCAGAACGTCGGTGGCGTGGTCAACTTCGTGACCCGGGCAATCCCCGATGAGCCGACGGTCAAGGGAGGCTTCCAGACCGAGACCAGCCCGTCTTCCAGCCACGACGGCTTCAAGACCAGCGGCAACCTGCTGGCGGGTGGCACCGCCGACAATGGCCTGGGCGGCGCCTTGCTGTATTCCGGTACGCGCGGTGGCGACTGGCGCGAGCACAGCGACACGCAAATCGACGACCTGATCCTCAAGGGCAAATACCAGCTCGACGATGCCAACAGTTTCAACGCCATGGCCCAGTATTATGAGGGCAAGGCCGACATGCCCGGTGGCCTGAGCGTCGCCGATTACGATGCCGACCCGTACCAGTCGACCCGCCCGAAAGACCAGTTCTGGGGCCGTCGCACGATGTTCAACTTCGGCTATCGCTACCAGCAGGATCGCCGCGAATTCACCGCCAACACCTTCTTCACCAAGACCCTGCGCAGCGGCTACCTGGACCAGGGCACCTTCCTCTCGCTGTCGCCGCGCGAGTACTGGGTGCGTGGCCTGGAAACCCGTTTCGCCCAGGGTTTCGACCTGGGCCCGACCAGCCATGAAGTCGGCATCGGCTACCGCTACATCAACGAGGCGGGCCACGAACTGCGCTACCGCACGCCGATTGCCAGCAACCAGTACCCGACCACCGACAGCCGCAACGACCGCGACACCCGCGGCGGCACCGAAGCCAACGCGGTGTTCCTCGACGACCGCATCGACATCGGCAAGTGGACGATCACGCCGGGCATCCGCTACGAAATGATCGACTCGCAGCAGACCAACAACCTGACGAACCAGAAGTACAAGGGCGACTACAACACCGCATTGCCGGCGTTGAATGTGCTGTATCACCTGACCGACAGCTGGAACCTGTACGCCAACACCGAAGGCTCGTTCGGCAGCGTGCAGTACAGCCAGATGCCCAACCGCGTGACCAGCGGCGAAGTGAAACCGGAAAAGGCGCGCACCTGGGAACTGGGCACCCGCTACGACAACGGCGCACTGCGTGCGGAAATCGGCGCGTTCCTGATTAACTTCGACAACCAGTATGAAAGCAACCAGACCAACGACTCGGTGATCGCCCGTGGCGAAACCCGCCACCAGGGCATCGAAACCAGCGTCAACTACGCGCTGGACGACCTGAGCCCGGCGCTGGCCGGCTTCGATGTCTACGCCACGTATGCCTATGTCGATGCAACCATCCGTGAAGACGGGCCGAACAAGGGCAACCGCGTGCCGTTCTCGTCCAAACACAAGGGCACGCTGGGGGTGGGCTACACAGAAGGCGCGTGGAAGCTGAACTTCGACAGCAGCTACCAGAGCGACCAGTTCGCCGACAACGCCAACACCCGCGCCGAAAGCGCCGATGGCAGCACGGGCAAGGTCCCCGGCTACATGCTGTTCAGCGGCCGCGCCGCCTATGTCTTCGGGCCGCAGTTGTCGGACCTGAACGTGGCGGTCGGGGTGAAGAACATCTTCAACCACCAATACTTCACCCGCTCGTTCGACGATAACAACAAGGGCAAATACGTCGGTGAGCCACGGACGGTTTACGTGCAGACGTCCGTGGCGTTCTGA
- a CDS encoding DUF3509 domain-containing protein: MDNPFQLITDAFAPDYQINLSIQGLDGSIMLTLSNNGRIVAKRMISSDQRNDPKRLKRLVQSIQFGIAIEQGHSALTILEAMTDSDSRSLPPPPAKGQQRPAMRF, encoded by the coding sequence ATGGACAACCCATTTCAATTGATTACCGATGCATTCGCGCCGGACTACCAGATCAACCTGAGCATTCAGGGGCTGGACGGCAGCATCATGCTGACCCTGTCCAACAATGGGCGCATCGTCGCCAAGAGGATGATCAGCAGCGATCAGCGCAATGACCCCAAACGCCTCAAGCGCCTGGTGCAGAGCATTCAGTTCGGCATTGCCATCGAACAGGGCCACAGCGCCCTGACCATCCTTGAAGCCATGACCGACAGTGACAGTCGCAGCCTGCCGCCACCGCCCGCCAAAGGGCAGCAACGGCCAGCCATGCGCTTTTAG
- a CDS encoding Glu/Leu/Phe/Val dehydrogenase dimerization domain-containing protein: MFALMQSTRLESLHLSVDPATGLKAVIAIHNSRLGPALGGCRYLAYPSDDSAVADAIRLAQGMSYKAALAGLAQGGGVAVIVRPAHVENRGALFEAFGRCINQLDGRYITAIDSGTSVADMDCIAQQTQHVTSTTSAGDPAPHAAMGVFTGIRATAMARLGSDNLEGLRVAIQGLGNVGYALAEQLHAVGAELLVSDIDHGKVQLAMEQLNAHPIANDALLSTPCDILAPCGLGGVLNSHSVSQLRCSAVAGSANNQLTHLEVADQLERRGILYAPDYVINSGGLIYVSLKHRGEELATITAHLSKISSRLTEVFAHAQAEKRSPARVADELAEKVLYR, translated from the coding sequence ATGTTCGCTCTCATGCAAAGCACTCGCCTTGAATCGCTGCATCTGAGCGTCGACCCGGCGACCGGGTTGAAGGCGGTCATTGCCATTCATAACAGCCGTCTGGGGCCTGCCCTGGGCGGTTGTCGTTACCTTGCCTATCCCAGCGACGATTCTGCGGTCGCGGATGCCATTCGTCTGGCCCAGGGCATGAGTTACAAAGCCGCGCTGGCGGGCCTGGCCCAGGGTGGCGGTGTGGCGGTGATCGTCCGCCCCGCCCACGTGGAGAACCGCGGCGCATTGTTCGAAGCCTTCGGCCGTTGCATCAACCAGCTCGATGGTCGCTACATCACCGCCATCGACAGCGGCACCTCGGTGGCGGACATGGATTGCATCGCCCAGCAGACCCAGCATGTCACCAGCACCACCTCGGCGGGCGATCCGGCACCTCATGCGGCGATGGGCGTGTTCACCGGCATCCGCGCCACGGCCATGGCCCGCCTGGGTAGCGATAATCTCGAAGGCTTGCGCGTGGCGATCCAGGGCCTGGGCAATGTCGGTTACGCGCTGGCCGAGCAACTGCACGCGGTCGGTGCCGAACTGCTGGTCAGCGACATCGACCACGGCAAGGTGCAACTGGCCATGGAACAACTCAACGCCCACCCGATTGCCAATGATGCGTTGCTCAGTACGCCGTGTGACATCCTGGCGCCGTGCGGCCTCGGCGGCGTGCTCAACAGCCACAGCGTCTCGCAATTGCGCTGCTCGGCGGTGGCCGGCTCGGCGAACAATCAACTGACCCATCTGGAGGTGGCCGACCAACTGGAACGGCGGGGCATCCTCTATGCGCCGGATTACGTGATCAACTCCGGCGGGTTGATCTATGTGTCGCTCAAACACCGCGGCGAAGAGCTGGCGACGATCACCGCACACCTGTCGAAAATCAGCTCGCGGCTGACCGAGGTCTTCGCCCACGCCCAGGCGGAAAAACGCTCGCCGGCACGGGTGGCGGACGAGTTGGCGGAGAAGGTCCTGTACCGCTGA